Proteins found in one Homalodisca vitripennis isolate AUS2020 unplaced genomic scaffold, UT_GWSS_2.1 ScUCBcl_1571;HRSCAF=5362, whole genome shotgun sequence genomic segment:
- the LOC124371547 gene encoding putative ferric-chelate reductase 1 has translation MLVRMVMSVMLATLVKTEPPDACETMEPSHGGSLQEGPPPFTFYLHKDTIVSRLSAHFTILGSESQHFTGFMVQAPDDASGLPVGQFDTGCLDINTMNCFGGFAIR, from the exons ATGCTGGTTCGGATGGTGATGTCTGTGATGTTGGCGACACTGGTGAAGACGGAACCCCCTGACGCTTGTGAGACCATGGAACCCAGTCACGGCGGCAGTCTTCAG GAAGGACCTCCGCCATTCACATTCTACCTGCACAAGGACACGATAGTGAGCCGGTTGTCAGCGCACTTCACTATCCTGGGAAGTGAGAGCCAGCACTTCACAGGGTTCATGGTGCAGGCGCCAGACGACGCCTCAGGGTTGCCGGTCGGGCAGTTCGACACAGGGTGTCTCGACATCAACACCATGAACTGCTTCGGCGGTTTCGCGATACG